The segment CGAACATGGGCAATGATATTACTTGCAGTGGTAATTATCGGATATGCACTGTTCCAAACCAGAAACATCGTACGTGGGCCGATAATAGATGTTTACACGCCTCGAAACGGCGCTTCAGTTTCGGAATCCTTAATTACGATTGCAGGAACCGCAAAGAATATTTCGTTTATTAGTTTAAACGGGCAACAGATTTTTGTTGACGAAAACGGTTCTTTCAGCCAAAAATTGCTGCTCTCGTACGGTTATAATATAATGACGCTATACGCCAGAGACAAATTCGGAAGAGAAACGGAAAATATACTCGAACTTATGTATCAGTAAATCTATTCACCCTCCTAAGTTTTTAGCTATGAATTATGCAATATGTGTATATTTTACAAAGTAAGGTCGATAAGTATTTATATGTTGGATGTACTAATAATTTAAAGAAGCGTATGATATTGCATAATTCATGTAAAATAGAGTCAACGAGAAACCGCATCCCACTTACTTTGATATACTATGAGGCATACCATAACAAGGATGACGCATACGAAAGAGAGAAATATATGAAGACTGGATGGGGAAAGAGATATATAAAGAAGATATTATTTAATTATTTACATAGCTAAAAATTTAGAGAGGGAGCATGCCTAAAATAAAAACAGAAAAAAAGCACGGTTTAGGAATTGACGATACAATAAAAGAAATAAGGACAAAGTTTGGTGATGAGGCAATTATGACACTCGGAGATCGTCCAAGGGTTGGTATTGACGCGATACCTACCGGCTCAATCGGGCTTGATTGGGCACTTGGTATCGGTGGATTGCCACGAGGCAGAGTTATTGAAATTTTCGGACCGGAGTCATCGGGAAAAACAACATTGGCACTTCATGTTATTGCTGAAGCACAAAAAAAAGGTGGTATTTGTGCATTTATAGATGCAGAGCATGCTATGGATCCAGAGTACTCAAAAAAATTAGGAGTCAAAACTGAAGATCTTTTGCTCTCTCAGCCAGACACTGGAGAGCAGGCGCTTGAAATTACAGAGAGCTTAGTACGCTCCGGAAAAATTGATGTGATAGTCATTGATTCGGTAGCAGCACTCACCCCTAAAGATGAGATAGAGGGAGATGTTGGAGCATACCATGTCGGTAAGCAGGCACGACTGATGAGTCAGGCACTTCGCAAATTGACTGCTATTGTCGGAAAATCAAAGACCGTTGTTATTTTTATCAACCAAATCAGAATGCAGATTGGTGTTATGTTCGGCAACCCTGAAACAACACCGGGAGGAAAAGCGTTGAAGTTTTATACTTCTGTTCGACTCGACATCAGACGCATCGCACAAATTAAAAAAGGAGACGAGGTTATGGGTGGCCGAGTGCGAGTCAAAGTGGTAAAAAACAAAGTCGCTGCGCCTTTTAAATCAACAGAATTTGACCTTATGTACAACGAGGGCATTTCACGAGAGGGAGAACTGATCGCACTTGGGGAAAAATTCGGAGTGATAGAAAAATCAGGATCGTCATACAGTTTCCTACCTAACGGTAAAGAGGGTGAGCCAGAAAAGCTTGGGCGCGGATACGACGCTACGAGAGTTTACCTCAAAGAAAACAAAAAAGTGGCTAATCAAATTCTCAAGGAAATACAAAAAAAGCTGGTGTAGACTCAAATCCCATGCTTAGTTACAGTGAAGTAAAACCTAAAATGTTTATAGCATTAGACGGAGAACCGTACGAGGTGCTCACTTCAAGTATTGTCAAAAAACAGCGGCAAAAGCCGGTTAATCAAACCAAGCTTAGACACATGATAAGTGGCAACATCACCGAACGAGCGTTTCACCAGTCAGATAAAATTGATACTGCTGACATAGATAACAAAAAAATATTATATTTATACAATAATCATGGCGAATTTTGGTTTTCTGAAATTGATAATCCAAAAGAACGGTTTAGTTTGAAGAAAGATGTTGTGGGAATCCGTGGAAAATTTCTAAAAGAAAAAACATCTGTTGAAGCTCTCATGTTTGGAGGAAACATTATCGGAATTACAATCCCAATCAAAGTAGAGTTGAAAGTAACCGACGCGCCACCTGCGGTGCGTGGCAATACCGCGCAAGGCGGTACTAAGCAAATCACGCTTGAAAACGGCATATCCGTAAACGCCCCGTTGTTTATAAATGAAGGAGACACTGTGTGCATCAACACCGAAACCAGTGAATACGTAGAGCGAGTTGAGAAGAAATAAGGGTTACTCCCACTTTCTTTTTAAAAGCCTTGTGTAATTTTATTATTTTTCGTTTAAGCGAGGTTATGTATTTTAAAAAACTCTCACAACTCAAAATAGCATGGCTTTTGCGAAGCAAAATATTTTGAGCGAGAGGAGCAAAAAATCCCCGCTGGGGGATTTTAAGGCGTGTTTTTAAAATACATAACTGAGTGACTCCTAGCGTTCAACAAATGGCAGGAGTGCCATAAAGCGAGCGCGTTTGATCGCGCGAGCGAGTTTGCGCTGACTCCCTGCGCTGACACCTGTCTTTTTTCGAGAAAGCATTCTTGCGTGAGGATTTAAAAACTTCCTGAGAATATCTATATCTTTGTAGTCAATATGTTTGATATTATGTTTTGCGAAATAGCATTTTGTCATAATGTAAATTATTTAAAACGGAATGTCGTCAGGATTAATATCTTCTTCTGGATATTCTATTGTATCTGCTGACTTCTTTGTATCTGTACTGCTACTCCCCGCACTCTGTGTTCCTTCATTGCCTGCATTTCGTGGACCAAATTGAACACGGTCTGCAACAATTTCTGTCCGGTATTTTTTCACCCCGTCACTCTCCCAACTTCTAGTCTGGAGCCTTCCTTCTATAAGAACCGAACTTCCTTTTTTCAGATACTGTGCTGTGGTCTCAGCCTGCCTACCAAACACCACAATGTTATGAAATTCTGCACTTTCCTGCTTGTTGCCTTCTTTGTCTTTCCACACACGGTTGGTGGCAACACTAAATGTAGCAACCTGCACTCCTGAGGGGAGTGACCGGAGTTCTGGATCTCTGGTTAAATTTCCAATAATAAGTGCTTTATTGAGATACATATATTTTTATTCTACCACTAGCTCCTCAATTGTTCTATCAAGCTCCTCATCTGAGATTGGTGTTTTCTTTTCTTTTGCCTGTTCATTCTTTTTGATTGGTGTTGTAACCTTTTTTGGAGTTTCCACAGCTACACGCTCAAGTAGTACTCGCTGTGGTGCAAGAGTTGATTCTTTAACAGTGTTGATGATGAGAAACCGGATTATACTTCTATTTTTATCAAGCACTTCCTTTATGTTTACTATAGCATCGGCTGATGTTTCAAATTTCAACCATCCGAAATGTGCATTGTTAAATCTCTTTTTTTTACTTGCTTCAGACTGAGTAATGGTATAGGCAAGCTCTATTTTTTTGGGTGCTTCTTCTGTAATAAAACTACCTCCATTTTTTTCTATAACGGATTTAATAGTGGCAACCTCCGACTCAATATCATTTTCTTTAATATCAGGCAAAAGGTGATAGCTAAGCTCGTATACTTTGTCCTCATCCTCTGACGGGCTATCTGATTTTTCTGATTCTTTTATTTCTGCCATTGGCTCAAAGCCTACCATACATGCTATGCCCCTGCAAATTACGAGGATTCCTAAAAATTACAGCGAAATAGAAAAAACTCTTTTTGCATTATCAAGCAGCGCTTTTTCAACCACGATGTATTCTTCTCCGCGAATATTGGCAATTTGTTTTACTACTTCTCTTACATAAACCGGCTCGTTGCGCGACCTTCGGTGTGGAACCGGAGCGACAAATGGACAATCGGTTTCGGAGAGAATCATATCAAGCGGTGCGTTCTTTATCGCTTCATTGTAGTCATCTGTGAAGGTAATAACCCCAGTAAAAGAAATAGTGAAATCAAGCGCAAAATACTTCTTTGCAGTTTCTATGCTTTCAGAGAAAAAATGTATATTGCCACGAAGTGTGTTTCCTAATGTTTGTTTCTTTTCTGTTAAGATGTCCAGCATATCGCCGTGCGCCTGCCGACAGTGGATCATAAGCGGTTTATTGTGTTTTGCTGCAAATGCAATTTGCTTTTCAAACTCTTTTTTTTGCCTTTTCTTTTCCTCCTCTTTATCGCCTTTTATGCGAAGATAATCAAGACCACACTCGCCTATTGCCACCACTTTCGGATGTTGGGCAAGCTTTTCGTAATCTTTTTCAATAAATGCTTCTTTTGTATTATCAGCTGGGTGCAAACCAACTGTTGCATACACATTATTGTACTTCTTAGCACACGCAACTGCCTCTTGCGAACTTTTCTTGTCAACACCAACGGTGATGGAAAAAACACCAGCATCTTTCATCCGTTCTATCACTGCAACTCTGTCTTTTTCAAAGTCAGAGAAACTAATATGGGAATGTATATCAAAATATTTTGGAGTCATCAGTCTTTGCGTGGAAATAATGATTCAGGCATTTTATTTTCTTTAATCGCTGTTTTTATTTTTTCTGATGTTTCCGGTAAAAAAGATTCCAACTGGACAGCAATTCTATTAAGATCGTTTACATAATATTTAACCTGTTTTTTAGCAGAAACCTTGTTTGTCTTAATAAGTTTGAATGGTTCTTGTTCTTGAATAAGTTCATCTGTTTCTTTTATATGAAACCATATATCGTCCAAGGCACGATTGAATTCAAAATGTTCTATGTGCTTATTTACATTAGGTATTGGTTTAGGTTCAGAAATATTAACTGGACTGTCTAGATAACTTTCGGACATCTTCATCACACGTGCTACAAGATTCCCCAAACCATTCACCAAATTTGCTTCGTACCATTCATCAAGCCGTTCCCATGTAACATCAGTATCGTCAATTGGATGTATGTGACGCAAAAGAAAGTAACGCGTTGCATCTACACCATATTTCTCAACAAGGTCAGAAGGACTGATGACATTTCCGAGTGATTTGCTCATTCGCTGCCCGCCTGAGTTTATGAAACCATGATAAAAAATCTGGTCAGGAGTAGGGAGTTGTGCCGACATGAGCATTGCAGGCCACATAATGGATTGAAAACGAATTTGATCTTTCCCTGCCATTTGAAGCTTTTCTCCATTTTCCCAAAATGTTTTGTACTTTTCTTCTTTGTCCTCTGGCCAGCCGAGAGTTGAAATATAGTTTGTGAGTGCATCAAACCACACATACATCACCTGCGAATCATCATCAGGAACTGGCACTCCCCACGGAAGCT is part of the Patescibacteria group bacterium genome and harbors:
- a CDS encoding GIY-YIG nuclease family protein gives rise to the protein MQYVYILQSKVDKYLYVGCTNNLKKRMILHNSCKIESTRNRIPLTLIYYEAYHNKDDAYEREKYMKTGWGKRYIKKILFNYLHS
- the recA gene encoding recombinase RecA, with translation MPKIKTEKKHGLGIDDTIKEIRTKFGDEAIMTLGDRPRVGIDAIPTGSIGLDWALGIGGLPRGRVIEIFGPESSGKTTLALHVIAEAQKKGGICAFIDAEHAMDPEYSKKLGVKTEDLLLSQPDTGEQALEITESLVRSGKIDVIVIDSVAALTPKDEIEGDVGAYHVGKQARLMSQALRKLTAIVGKSKTVVIFINQIRMQIGVMFGNPETTPGGKALKFYTSVRLDIRRIAQIKKGDEVMGGRVRVKVVKNKVAAPFKSTEFDLMYNEGISREGELIALGEKFGVIEKSGSSYSFLPNGKEGEPEKLGRGYDATRVYLKENKKVANQILKEIQKKLV
- a CDS encoding elongation factor P, with protein sequence MLSYSEVKPKMFIALDGEPYEVLTSSIVKKQRQKPVNQTKLRHMISGNITERAFHQSDKIDTADIDNKKILYLYNNHGEFWFSEIDNPKERFSLKKDVVGIRGKFLKEKTSVEALMFGGNIIGITIPIKVELKVTDAPPAVRGNTAQGGTKQITLENGISVNAPLFINEGDTVCINTETSEYVERVEKK
- a CDS encoding 30S ribosomal protein S18, which codes for MTKCYFAKHNIKHIDYKDIDILRKFLNPHARMLSRKKTGVSAGSQRKLARAIKRARFMALLPFVER
- a CDS encoding single-stranded DNA-binding protein — encoded protein: MYLNKALIIGNLTRDPELRSLPSGVQVATFSVATNRVWKDKEGNKQESAEFHNIVVFGRQAETTAQYLKKGSSVLIEGRLQTRSWESDGVKKYRTEIVADRVQFGPRNAGNEGTQSAGSSSTDTKKSADTIEYPEEDINPDDIPF
- a CDS encoding 30S ribosomal protein S6 — protein: MVGFEPMAEIKESEKSDSPSEDEDKVYELSYHLLPDIKENDIESEVATIKSVIEKNGGSFITEEAPKKIELAYTITQSEASKKKRFNNAHFGWLKFETSADAIVNIKEVLDKNRSIIRFLIINTVKESTLAPQRVLLERVAVETPKKVTTPIKKNEQAKEKKTPISDEELDRTIEELVVE
- a CDS encoding TatD family hydrolase, yielding MTPKYFDIHSHISFSDFEKDRVAVIERMKDAGVFSITVGVDKKSSQEAVACAKKYNNVYATVGLHPADNTKEAFIEKDYEKLAQHPKVVAIGECGLDYLRIKGDKEEEKKRQKKEFEKQIAFAAKHNKPLMIHCRQAHGDMLDILTEKKQTLGNTLRGNIHFFSESIETAKKYFALDFTISFTGVITFTDDYNEAIKNAPLDMILSETDCPFVAPVPHRRSRNEPVYVREVVKQIANIRGEEYIVVEKALLDNAKRVFSISL
- a CDS encoding methionine--tRNA ligase; its protein translation is MVMKKTFYITTTIPYVNAEPHIGFALEVVQADVIARYKRIDHEVFFNTGADEHGQKICEEARKSGEDVQAYVDRYADSVRKLKETLNLSYDNFIRTTSPEHKKAAKELWRLCDKNKDIYKKKYKGLYCVGCERFLATRDLVDGKCLIHPQLEPKVVEEENYFFKLSNYTEKITDYLKRENIIVPPHRLKEAQQFVEQGLEDFSISREKEKLPWGVPVPDDDSQVMYVWFDALTNYISTLGWPEDKEEKYKTFWENGEKLQMAGKDQIRFQSIMWPAMLMSAQLPTPDQIFYHGFINSGGQRMSKSLGNVISPSDLVEKYGVDATRYFLLRHIHPIDDTDVTWERLDEWYEANLVNGLGNLVARVMKMSESYLDSPVNISEPKPIPNVNKHIEHFEFNRALDDIWFHIKETDELIQEQEPFKLIKTNKVSAKKQVKYYVNDLNRIAVQLESFLPETSEKIKTAIKENKMPESLFPRKD